A stretch of the Porifericola rhodea genome encodes the following:
- a CDS encoding DUF4142 domain-containing protein, with protein sequence MKKTIFVYIFNYILVIFLISACDTNKNGATSENTASTESDTILVEQGEEETEDADAVDLVLLTFMNNRLQYHMSEIAAEKASSTSVKELAEAIMKATEEVRVDIEQLAQTTNTDLPEAIGADQRMILDSIQNLSQSEFDKAYLAGVVAELEENTDRLNRMLEKDDNPITAGLAAEIKETQDEHQEKAEALLEELS encoded by the coding sequence ATGAAAAAGACAATATTTGTTTATATTTTCAACTACATTTTAGTAATTTTCCTCATAAGCGCCTGTGATACTAATAAGAATGGTGCTACGAGTGAAAATACTGCTTCTACAGAATCTGATACTATACTTGTAGAGCAGGGAGAGGAAGAGACTGAAGATGCTGATGCGGTTGATTTGGTACTGCTAACTTTTATGAATAACAGACTGCAATACCATATGAGCGAAATAGCGGCGGAGAAGGCTAGTAGCACTTCGGTAAAAGAACTGGCAGAGGCAATAATGAAGGCAACTGAAGAGGTTAGGGTAGACATTGAGCAGTTAGCACAAACTACCAATACTGATTTGCCTGAGGCTATAGGCGCAGACCAGAGAATGATACTGGATAGTATTCAGAACCTTTCTCAGTCTGAGTTTGATAAGGCCTACCTAGCAGGGGTAGTAGCTGAGCTTGAAGAAAATACAGATAGGCTAAACAGGATGTTGGAAAAGGACGACAACCCTATTACTGCTGGTTTAGCTGCTGAAATAAAAGAAACTCAGGATGAGCATCAGGAAAAAGCTGAAGCTCTACTGGAAGAATTAAGTTAA
- a CDS encoding glycosyltransferase, protein MFFSLIIPVYNRPEDIQEVLEGLCEQTYTHFEVLVVESGSEIKSDKVVETYKDRLDIHYHLKGNDGQGYSRNYGLARAKGDYLIILDSDIIIPTHYMQSVHDYLRKDFLDAYGGPDKAHTSFTSKQKAADFALTSYLTTGGTRGRKKAAGTYYPRSFNMGMSREVYEKTKGYTLPNCGEDIELSIRIQKWGFKTGLIPDAYVYHKRKPTLRGFLKQMEWFGKSRINLYRIYPESLKLMHLLPLGFYFYLLAMLVLSLISPALSGLMLAALLLYFVAVFAEAFFRYGSLKVGFYSIFTSASVFLGYGYGLIKYFFLQKEAYTNKPDLSSLPKGNI, encoded by the coding sequence ATGTTTTTCTCACTCATTATTCCTGTATACAATCGCCCGGAAGATATACAGGAGGTGCTGGAAGGATTGTGCGAGCAGACTTATACTCACTTTGAAGTACTGGTAGTAGAGAGTGGATCGGAAATTAAGTCTGACAAAGTAGTGGAGACATATAAAGACCGACTGGATATTCACTACCACCTCAAGGGTAATGATGGACAGGGCTACTCCCGAAATTATGGACTAGCCCGGGCAAAAGGAGATTACCTGATCATTCTTGATTCTGACATTATCATTCCTACACACTATATGCAAAGTGTGCACGACTATCTGCGTAAAGATTTTCTGGATGCGTACGGTGGGCCAGACAAGGCGCATACATCATTTACCTCTAAGCAAAAGGCCGCGGATTTTGCTCTTACCTCTTACCTGACTACCGGGGGCACACGTGGACGTAAGAAAGCCGCTGGCACCTATTACCCCAGAAGCTTTAATATGGGCATGTCGCGAGAGGTCTATGAAAAAACCAAAGGTTATACACTGCCCAATTGCGGGGAAGATATAGAGCTAAGCATTCGTATACAGAAATGGGGCTTTAAAACAGGGCTTATTCCTGATGCTTATGTCTATCATAAACGAAAGCCTACCCTTAGAGGCTTTCTCAAGCAAATGGAGTGGTTTGGCAAATCTCGTATCAACTTATACAGAATTTACCCCGAAAGCCTGAAGCTCATGCACCTGCTCCCCTTAGGCTTTTACTTTTATCTTTTAGCTATGCTTGTACTCTCACTAATTTCTCCAGCACTTAGCGGTTTAATGTTGGCAGCATTGCTATTATATTTTGTTGCGGTATTCGCAGAAGCTTTTTTTCGTTACGGCTCTCTTAAGGTAGGCTTTTATAGCATTTTTACCTCAGCAAGTGTATTTCTGGGGTATGGCTATGGACTAATCAAATATTTCTTTTTACAGAAAGAAGCCTACACTAACAAACCTGATTTAAGCAGCTTGCCGAAAGGAAACATTTGA
- a CDS encoding glycosyltransferase family 2 protein: MELEVKKDISVVIPLLNEEESLPELCAWIERVMHEHKFKYEILLIDDGSRDRSWEVISEIAKNNPNIEGIRFNRNYGKSAALHTGFEHVQGDVVITMDADLQDSPDEIPELYRMIKEEGYDLVSGWKKKRHDPISKTIPSLFFNFVTRKISGINLHDFNCGLKSYHKDVVKSIELYGEMHRYIPMITKRHGFDRIGEKVVEHRARKYGSSKFGLERFIYGFLDLLSITFVSKFKKRPMHFFGTMGTLSFFFGIIVTIGLIIDKLYKLHFKLPVREVTEQPLFFLALVAVIVGVQLFMAGFVAEMLTMNSQKKNDYIISEKISYPRKKVF, from the coding sequence ATGGAATTAGAAGTGAAGAAAGACATATCGGTCGTCATTCCTCTCCTTAACGAAGAGGAGTCTCTTCCTGAATTATGTGCATGGATAGAAAGGGTGATGCATGAGCACAAATTTAAGTACGAGATATTACTGATTGACGATGGAAGTCGCGATCGTTCGTGGGAGGTAATTAGTGAGATAGCCAAAAACAACCCCAATATTGAGGGAATCCGCTTTAACAGGAATTATGGTAAGTCTGCTGCCCTGCATACCGGCTTTGAGCATGTACAGGGAGATGTAGTTATTACCATGGATGCCGACTTACAGGATAGTCCCGACGAAATTCCTGAACTTTATCGTATGATTAAAGAAGAAGGGTACGATCTGGTATCTGGCTGGAAAAAGAAACGCCATGACCCTATCAGTAAAACTATTCCTTCTTTATTCTTCAACTTTGTTACCCGTAAAATTTCAGGTATCAACCTTCACGATTTTAATTGTGGCCTTAAATCCTACCACAAGGATGTAGTAAAAAGTATTGAACTATATGGAGAGATGCACCGCTACATCCCTATGATTACCAAACGGCATGGTTTTGATCGCATAGGAGAGAAGGTGGTGGAGCACCGCGCTCGTAAGTATGGTAGCTCAAAATTTGGGCTGGAGCGCTTCATTTATGGTTTTCTGGATCTGCTGTCTATCACTTTTGTATCTAAATTTAAAAAGAGACCCATGCACTTTTTTGGTACTATGGGTACATTAAGCTTTTTCTTTGGAATTATAGTTACAATCGGGCTTATTATAGACAAGCTGTACAAACTACACTTTAAACTGCCAGTGAGAGAAGTAACAGAGCAGCCACTTTTCTTTCTGGCGCTTGTAGCCGTTATCGTGGGTGTACAGCTATTTATGGCCGGTTTTGTTGCCGAAATGCTTACCATGAACTCCCAGAAAAAAAATGACTACATCATCTCTGAGAAAATAAGTTATCCCCGAAAAAAAGTATTCTAG
- a CDS encoding DUF4199 domain-containing protein, translating into MNHDLKYGLILGIISIVISASIIIIDYSLLASAWWVGFINFGITIAILIYAGYQLRAEMGGTLTFKEGFMSTWLIIVIAGAIATLYSILQYHVLTPELPAQIQEAIINQSASMMERFGADDQTIDEMVAELESDNSFSVNNLLLSFFYTSILGGAVLALIIALIVKKKETADFR; encoded by the coding sequence ATGAACCACGACCTTAAATATGGTTTGATACTGGGAATAATCAGTATTGTAATATCTGCCTCAATCATTATTATTGACTATAGCCTGCTTGCAAGCGCCTGGTGGGTAGGTTTTATCAATTTTGGTATTACCATCGCTATACTCATCTACGCTGGCTACCAGCTACGTGCAGAAATGGGAGGTACACTTACTTTTAAAGAAGGATTTATGTCTACCTGGCTTATCATCGTTATAGCCGGAGCTATCGCTACGCTGTATAGTATTTTACAATATCATGTGCTTACTCCTGAGCTGCCCGCGCAGATTCAGGAAGCAATTATTAACCAGTCTGCATCTATGATGGAGCGCTTTGGTGCAGATGACCAGACCATAGACGAGATGGTGGCTGAACTGGAATCTGACAACTCATTTAGCGTAAACAATTTACTGCTCAGTTTCTTTTATACCAGTATTTTAGGAGGAGCTGTTTTAGCCCTGATCATCGCGCTTATTGTAAAAAAGAAAGAGACAGCAGACTTTAGATAA
- a CDS encoding DUF4199 domain-containing protein, giving the protein MADQQNLFKNPYVLVPFKYGVVGGGLSVLLFFVLHWFGKNPLISGNLFSFFFVPIFVFFSIKEFKKYYNDGLLHFWQGMSIGFFTYIILAIVSASFIWLYLEVANPEMLVDYVTNRTELIESSKDNLVDQLGEATYEQSLLDVKAATSFDLALDDFIRKILVGFFITTIIAVILRQQPTSLKSNKL; this is encoded by the coding sequence ATGGCCGATCAACAAAACCTGTTTAAAAACCCTTACGTGCTGGTACCTTTCAAATATGGAGTAGTAGGTGGAGGACTATCTGTACTCCTGTTTTTTGTGTTACACTGGTTTGGTAAGAACCCTCTCATCAGTGGTAACCTATTCAGCTTTTTCTTTGTGCCAATATTTGTTTTCTTTAGTATCAAAGAGTTTAAAAAATACTATAACGATGGTTTGCTCCACTTCTGGCAAGGAATGAGTATTGGCTTCTTCACTTATATAATTTTGGCAATAGTCTCTGCTTCATTTATATGGCTGTATCTGGAAGTAGCCAACCCAGAAATGCTGGTAGATTATGTTACCAACAGGACAGAGCTTATAGAAAGCTCTAAAGATAATCTGGTAGATCAGCTCGGCGAGGCTACCTATGAGCAGTCATTATTGGATGTGAAGGCTGCCACCTCTTTTGATCTGGCACTGGATGACTTTATCCGTAAAATTCTAGTCGGTTTCTTTATTACTACCATTATAGCGGTGATCTTAAGACAACAACCCACCTCACTTAAATCAAACAAACTATGA
- a CDS encoding dihydroorotase, whose product MKVLLRSARLIHKSSSFHKKEIDLLIEDGKISKISAANSLSADGARLIDAQGKLLSLGWFDMQAHFSDPGEEHKEDLNTGAEAAIAGGFTEVALLPNTSPVVQSKSDIRYLSEAMDKPIRLHPIAAVTRDAKGEELTEMIDLYHAGAVAFSDGLHALWHTQVMLKALQYMQKMDSLLINRPEDQHLTQYGDMHEGIQSTMLGMKGIPVLSESLSIERDLHLLEYVSELSVGAPPRLHFSNISSKAGIEMIKAAKQKGLSVSCDVAAHQLIFTDEDLADFDTNLRVNPPLRTEEDRLALISGVLDGTVDAIVSSHQPQDEENKKCEFNLAAFGMTGLQTVLPIVASVFSEDELYDYVLEKLTVSPRILLGLEAHLEEGANANLCLFDLDSLWTLDSQSNRSKSKNSPFWQKELKAKVWGTFYHKRFRTDL is encoded by the coding sequence ATGAAAGTACTGCTTCGCTCTGCAAGACTTATCCATAAATCATCTTCATTTCATAAAAAAGAGATTGACCTCCTCATTGAGGATGGCAAAATAAGTAAAATCTCTGCTGCCAATAGCCTGTCGGCAGATGGCGCCAGGCTAATAGATGCTCAGGGAAAACTGCTCTCTCTGGGCTGGTTTGATATGCAGGCGCACTTTAGCGATCCCGGTGAAGAGCATAAAGAAGATTTGAATACCGGTGCAGAAGCGGCTATTGCCGGAGGCTTTACAGAGGTAGCGCTGCTGCCTAATACCTCCCCCGTAGTACAATCTAAAAGCGATATACGTTATTTAAGCGAAGCAATGGACAAGCCAATCAGGCTGCACCCCATAGCTGCGGTAACGCGCGATGCCAAAGGAGAGGAGCTTACTGAAATGATAGATCTCTACCATGCAGGTGCAGTTGCTTTTTCTGATGGCCTTCATGCCTTATGGCATACACAGGTGATGCTGAAAGCCCTTCAGTATATGCAGAAAATGGATAGCCTGCTTATCAATCGCCCCGAAGACCAGCACCTTACCCAGTATGGAGATATGCATGAAGGCATACAAAGTACGATGCTGGGCATGAAAGGTATTCCCGTACTCTCTGAAAGCCTCTCTATTGAGCGCGACCTGCATTTGCTGGAGTATGTGTCTGAGCTATCAGTGGGTGCTCCTCCACGACTTCACTTCAGCAATATTTCATCTAAAGCAGGTATAGAAATGATTAAAGCAGCCAAGCAAAAAGGACTCTCAGTAAGCTGCGATGTAGCTGCCCACCAGTTAATCTTTACTGATGAAGACCTTGCTGATTTTGATACAAACCTAAGAGTAAACCCACCTTTACGTACCGAAGAAGATCGTCTGGCACTTATCAGTGGTGTATTGGATGGTACAGTGGATGCTATTGTCTCTTCTCACCAACCGCAGGATGAGGAAAATAAGAAATGTGAATTTAACCTGGCTGCCTTTGGAATGACTGGCCTGCAAACCGTATTGCCTATTGTTGCCAGTGTATTTAGCGAAGATGAATTGTACGACTATGTGCTGGAGAAGCTGACAGTAAGCCCTCGTATACTGCTCGGCCTGGAAGCCCATCTTGAAGAAGGTGCAAATGCCAACCTCTGCCTTTTTGATTTGGACAGCCTCTGGACACTAGATAGCCAAAGCAATCGCTCAAAATCAAAAAACTCTCCATTTTGGCAAAAGGAACTAAAAGCTAAGGTTTGGGGTACATTTTATCACAAACGCTTTAGAACTGATCTTTAG
- a CDS encoding BatA domain-containing protein, with product MSFVYPQFLWGLLALSIPIIIHLFNFRRTKKVYFSNNLFLKNVKEATTSKLKVKHLLILLARLLFITFLVITFAQPFLPGKESADDGNNAEKLVYIYLDNSLSMSSELSSNIRGIDQGVNYIEEILALYPRNTQYKFLTNEFANFSRVPKSSDELSELIAEVELSGVVRTAEEVESKIRSDIDDAAFGSAGNRRADIYVISDFQRSTFGSPEVFTEDSLNNIKLVPISSSFEQNVYVDSIYLANPFVLADEANELAAVLKNDGSEDISDQIVRLLINEEQVASASLNIPAHTSGMVEFTLNFPLARNNRCQLVFEDYPVTFDNEFFFTLNLGDKISVLEIKSEQLGRQDSTAVAKVYANRNIFDLQSYSVSNLDYSLIESSDLVILNEIGSSGGQSGTAVTPYLREYLANGGHILFIPPASADLSLLAEVTGNSGISAERIDLPDSIQADRQALANLDMANPFFEGMFEGETENFVMPPAEKIMEHNLQGEPLLRYRTGEPYLLMLSSRYIMSENASSEQLAFFASPLRDAFTGIHRHAIFVPVMYRLASRSKSMNNQLYYYVDNPVIALETASFNDTLSESNTEDSRYLYKLGRGEEEVIPSQRMLSGRLLMEVPQGVIKAGFYDLVRAEETSSASSSNPLLNLSFNIDKSESLIEQYQLSELEQLAENAANVNIYEAEDVEAFAGMIRSEQTNIALWKYALLLSLLFLLIEILLIRFL from the coding sequence ATGAGTTTTGTATATCCGCAGTTTTTATGGGGGCTCCTGGCATTGAGCATTCCCATTATTATACATTTATTTAATTTTAGAAGAACCAAGAAAGTATACTTTAGTAATAACCTTTTTCTTAAAAATGTAAAGGAAGCTACTACCTCTAAACTTAAGGTTAAACACTTATTAATTTTACTGGCTCGCCTGCTTTTTATCACTTTTCTGGTCATTACTTTTGCTCAGCCCTTTCTTCCTGGTAAGGAAAGCGCCGACGATGGAAATAACGCGGAAAAGCTGGTGTATATCTATCTGGACAACTCTCTAAGCATGTCGTCGGAGCTCAGCTCTAACATCAGGGGTATTGATCAGGGAGTAAATTATATAGAAGAAATCCTGGCCTTATACCCTCGTAATACACAATATAAATTTCTAACGAATGAGTTTGCCAACTTCTCACGCGTGCCTAAAAGTAGCGATGAGCTAAGTGAACTGATAGCGGAGGTGGAACTGAGCGGCGTAGTACGTACGGCAGAAGAGGTAGAAAGCAAAATACGAAGCGATATTGATGATGCTGCTTTTGGTAGTGCTGGCAACAGACGTGCAGATATCTATGTGATCTCCGATTTTCAACGTTCTACTTTTGGTAGTCCGGAAGTGTTTACCGAAGATAGCCTAAACAACATCAAACTGGTGCCAATTAGCAGTAGCTTTGAACAGAACGTATATGTTGATTCTATCTACCTGGCTAACCCCTTTGTACTGGCAGATGAGGCCAATGAACTGGCGGCAGTACTAAAAAATGATGGGAGCGAAGATATCAGTGATCAAATTGTACGCCTGCTAATTAACGAGGAGCAAGTAGCCAGTGCTAGCCTCAATATACCTGCTCATACCAGCGGTATGGTAGAGTTTACCCTAAACTTTCCTCTGGCACGCAACAACCGCTGTCAGCTTGTATTTGAAGATTATCCGGTCACTTTTGACAATGAGTTTTTCTTTACGTTAAACCTCGGCGATAAAATTTCTGTGCTGGAGATTAAGTCTGAGCAGCTTGGTCGTCAGGATAGCACTGCGGTGGCGAAGGTATATGCCAACCGTAACATTTTTGATCTGCAATCTTATAGTGTAAGTAACCTGGATTACAGCCTCATAGAAAGCTCCGATCTGGTGATACTCAATGAAATTGGTAGTTCCGGAGGGCAGTCGGGCACTGCCGTTACGCCTTACCTGCGGGAGTATTTGGCTAATGGTGGACATATCCTGTTTATTCCTCCGGCGAGTGCGGACCTCTCCCTTCTGGCGGAAGTGACAGGCAATTCAGGTATCAGTGCTGAACGTATAGACCTACCTGACTCAATACAAGCCGATCGTCAGGCTCTGGCCAATCTGGATATGGCAAACCCTTTCTTTGAGGGTATGTTTGAAGGAGAAACAGAAAATTTTGTAATGCCGCCAGCCGAGAAAATTATGGAGCATAATCTGCAAGGCGAGCCACTGCTAAGATATCGAACAGGTGAGCCTTACCTACTGATGCTAAGCAGCCGTTACATTATGTCCGAAAATGCTTCTTCTGAGCAGCTTGCTTTCTTCGCCAGCCCCCTTCGTGATGCGTTCACTGGTATTCATAGACACGCGATCTTTGTTCCGGTAATGTATCGCCTGGCTTCGCGTAGTAAATCTATGAATAACCAGCTCTACTATTATGTGGATAATCCGGTGATAGCACTGGAAACTGCCAGTTTTAATGATACACTCTCTGAGAGTAATACCGAAGATAGCCGGTATCTGTACAAGCTTGGCAGGGGAGAGGAAGAGGTGATACCCAGTCAACGAATGCTAAGTGGCAGATTATTGATGGAAGTGCCTCAGGGGGTAATCAAGGCGGGCTTTTATGATCTGGTAAGGGCAGAAGAGACAAGTAGCGCCAGTAGCTCAAATCCTTTGCTCAATCTCTCATTTAATATTGATAAAAGTGAATCCTTAATTGAGCAGTATCAGCTTAGCGAACTGGAGCAGCTGGCAGAAAACGCGGCTAATGTCAATATTTATGAAGCAGAAGATGTAGAAGCTTTTGCGGGGATGATTCGCAGCGAGCAGACCAATATTGCATTATGGAAGTACGCACTGCTGCTTTCCCTTTTGTTTCTGCTGATAGAGATATTGCTGATCAGATTCTTATGA
- a CDS encoding KdsC family phosphatase — protein MSLDLSHIKLIVLDIDGTLTDGGVYITENGDEFKKYNTKDGMAIKRLLKKGMNIAFLSASSSLRTVTKRAEMLGVKYCYVGNDPKTQVLNTWIKELGITPEQVLFMGDDINDLEIMRKVGMSACPADAVPHIREEAKIVLSRKGGDACFRELADLYFPLLD, from the coding sequence ATGAGCCTGGATCTGAGCCATATCAAGCTTATCGTATTAGACATAGATGGAACCCTTACCGATGGTGGTGTATACATTACCGAAAATGGAGATGAATTTAAAAAATACAATACCAAAGACGGTATGGCTATCAAGCGCCTTTTGAAGAAGGGTATGAATATAGCTTTTTTAAGTGCCAGCAGTAGTTTGCGTACCGTTACCAAGCGTGCAGAAATGTTGGGGGTAAAATATTGCTATGTAGGTAATGACCCCAAAACCCAAGTGCTTAACACCTGGATAAAAGAGTTGGGTATCACCCCTGAGCAGGTGCTATTTATGGGCGATGACATTAACGATCTGGAAATTATGCGTAAGGTAGGTATGTCTGCCTGTCCGGCGGATGCAGTGCCTCATATCAGAGAAGAGGCTAAAATTGTGTTGTCACGTAAAGGAGGAGACGCCTGCTTCCGCGAATTGGCCGATCTTTATTTTCCACTGTTGGATTAG
- the aroF gene encoding 3-deoxy-7-phosphoheptulonate synthase: MIIHLKKSIEEIQAVKLAEQTKAAYFKNNEQYVLITSSGDKELPEALASAADEYFVMDSDIQLASKKYRKDVREIQVGKNVQLGGNHNNTLLITGPCSIESKEQITQSANLLKELNITTLRAGCFKPRTSPYSFQGLGMEGLRMLAEVREEYGLNIITEVRDATHVDAVIEYADIVQVGSKAMYDQGILRRCGKANKPVLLKRHFGATLQEFVQAAEFILSGGNEQVMLCERGIRTFETKTRFSLDLCGVSYLKEHTNLPVVLDPSHAMGIAYGIPDLTRASVAMGVDGLLIETHPTPKQAKSDAAQQLNHDEFRTMYRSLEPIAAAIGRKIV; encoded by the coding sequence ATGATCATTCATCTGAAAAAAAGTATAGAAGAGATACAGGCTGTAAAACTGGCTGAACAAACCAAAGCAGCTTATTTTAAAAATAATGAACAGTATGTACTGATCACCAGCTCTGGCGATAAAGAGCTGCCAGAGGCTTTGGCTTCTGCTGCAGATGAGTATTTTGTTATGGATAGCGATATTCAGCTGGCCAGCAAAAAATATAGAAAAGATGTTCGTGAAATACAGGTGGGCAAGAATGTACAGCTGGGTGGCAATCACAACAACACCCTGCTAATTACCGGGCCCTGCTCTATAGAGTCTAAAGAGCAGATTACCCAAAGTGCTAACCTGCTAAAAGAACTAAATATTACTACTCTGCGTGCGGGTTGTTTTAAGCCACGTACATCACCGTACTCTTTTCAGGGTTTGGGTATGGAAGGCTTAAGAATGCTTGCGGAAGTACGCGAAGAGTATGGCCTTAATATTATTACCGAAGTTAGAGATGCTACCCACGTAGACGCTGTAATTGAGTACGCTGATATTGTGCAGGTAGGTTCCAAGGCTATGTACGACCAGGGAATTTTAAGAAGATGTGGTAAAGCCAATAAGCCAGTATTATTAAAAAGGCATTTTGGAGCCACATTACAGGAGTTTGTGCAGGCAGCCGAATTTATCCTGTCAGGAGGCAATGAGCAGGTTATGCTCTGCGAAAGAGGTATACGTACCTTTGAAACCAAGACTCGCTTTTCTCTGGACTTATGTGGTGTGTCTTACCTTAAAGAGCACACCAACCTGCCGGTAGTTCTTGACCCCAGTCATGCGATGGGTATAGCTTACGGTATTCCTGACCTTACGCGCGCCAGCGTAGCTATGGGAGTAGATGGTTTGCTGATAGAAACCCATCCTACACCTAAGCAGGCTAAGTCTGATGCCGCACAGCAGTTAAACCACGATGAGTTCCGTACAATGTATCGTAGCCTGGAACCTATCGCAGCTGCTATTGGCAGAAAAATCGTATAA